A single region of the Actinoplanes sp. SE50/110 genome encodes:
- a CDS encoding pilin, translating to MVLAVYELPQIIANIRIWVIGIAAAVATLFLTLAGIRYMLANGDTGEVERAKTAFRCALIGYAVAVLAPVFLTVLKGLIGAS from the coding sequence ATGGTTCTCGCGGTGTACGAGCTGCCGCAGATCATCGCCAACATCCGGATCTGGGTGATCGGGATCGCGGCGGCGGTCGCCACTCTGTTTCTGACTCTCGCCGGGATCCGGTACATGCTGGCCAACGGGGACACCGGCGAGGTGGAGCGGGCCAAGACGGCGTTCCGGTGTGCACTGATCGGATACGCGGTCGCGGTACTGGCGCCGGTGTTCCTGACCGTGCTCAAGGGCCTGATCGGGGCGTCCTGA
- a CDS encoding NADPH-dependent F420 reductase: MKFAVLGAGNVGSALAARLTALGHHVTLAASDPGSSRLAAAAAASGADTATAADAAAAADLAVIAVPYSAVGDLFTDEVRAALAGKVVIDATNPLAADFMSLTVGHTTSAGEQIAARLPQSRVVKAFNTVFAATLGTPTLGGSAQLLPVAGDDADAKNTVIGLGNQLGFDAIDAGPLTNARYLEPTVELLIQLAYGQGLGANIGLHLARG, translated from the coding sequence ATGAAGTTCGCAGTGCTCGGCGCCGGCAACGTCGGATCCGCCCTCGCCGCCCGCCTCACCGCGCTGGGCCACCACGTCACGCTCGCCGCCAGCGATCCCGGATCGTCGCGGCTGGCCGCCGCCGCGGCGGCCTCCGGCGCGGACACCGCCACCGCCGCCGACGCCGCCGCGGCGGCCGATCTGGCCGTGATCGCCGTGCCGTACTCCGCGGTCGGCGACCTGTTCACCGACGAGGTCCGCGCCGCGCTCGCCGGCAAGGTCGTGATCGACGCGACGAACCCGCTCGCCGCCGACTTCATGTCCCTCACCGTCGGCCACACCACCTCCGCCGGTGAGCAGATCGCCGCCCGGCTGCCTCAGTCCCGCGTCGTCAAGGCCTTCAACACCGTCTTCGCCGCGACCCTGGGCACCCCGACCCTGGGCGGCTCGGCGCAGCTGCTGCCCGTCGCCGGTGACGACGCGGACGCCAAGAACACCGTGATCGGCCTCGGCAATCAGCTCGGCTTCGACGCGATCGACGCCGGCCCGCTGACCAACGCCCGCTATCTGGAGCCGACCGTCGAACTGCTCATCCAGCTCGCCTACGGCCAGGGGCTGGGCGCGAACATCGGCCTGCACCTGGCCCGCGGCTGA
- a CDS encoding helix-turn-helix transcriptional regulator: MRRLSTGRFNAVRCAELVRKSLLLNVLRWAEAYLTRTHVRRLRPAAELTRLRRLRELSFDQLARAAGLPRTTVSRLEKARKRPDADDVMRLLQASTAISGSSS, translated from the coding sequence ATGCGACGTCTATCGACCGGCAGATTCAACGCGGTTCGCTGCGCAGAGCTTGTCCGCAAATCTTTACTGTTGAATGTGCTGCGCTGGGCGGAGGCGTATTTGACCCGTACTCATGTCCGGCGGCTACGCCCGGCAGCAGAGTTGACGCGACTACGCCGCCTTCGCGAACTCTCGTTTGATCAACTTGCCCGCGCCGCGGGGCTGCCGCGGACCACCGTCTCCCGGCTCGAAAAAGCGCGGAAGAGGCCGGACGCCGACGACGTCATGCGCCTCCTCCAAGCATCGACGGCGATCAGTGGCTCCAGCTCATGA
- a CDS encoding DUF397 domain-containing protein, translating to MTDPSFTQWRTSSRSSGGANCVEVSPADNAPLIAVRDTKNRSGGMLVFTGRTWADFIAVVRAGEFD from the coding sequence GTGACTGACCCAAGCTTCACCCAGTGGCGGACATCATCGCGCAGCAGCGGCGGTGCGAACTGCGTGGAAGTCTCCCCCGCCGACAACGCCCCACTCATCGCGGTCCGGGACACCAAGAACCGCAGCGGCGGCATGCTGGTCTTCACTGGGAGGACATGGGCGGACTTCATCGCCGTTGTGCGAGCGGGCGAGTTCGACTGA
- a CDS encoding alpha/beta fold hydrolase — MVHRVSGETFQRVVDSALDDEHGVFVHGLSDKVPTSLVLFAHGLNGHRYKTWENFPEFLLQARTDLDVGLYGYTSGIKRYARRDMVDLGAQAQHFASQLRMLEYHRIVLVGHSMGGLLCMGAVRELLEDRLTGDDPQPAIDRISGLFLLATPLAGSLRVRWPLSWTVDGKVLRAHSDYVGGLHRTFADRVEMNGRPPSDHHKIWLPTFSASATLDRLVDKMSSRLGVPASQCTYVRGSHTSIVKPRSPGSDIFTWFCSKLDRCLVDPEGGPPPLGLRVPTQREGGQVPGGTAPKIHINITPDQMPEVVRTIAALRLEEETSIDINILPREGD; from the coding sequence ATGGTTCACCGCGTCTCCGGCGAGACCTTCCAACGGGTCGTCGACTCTGCACTCGACGACGAACACGGGGTGTTCGTCCACGGCCTGTCCGACAAGGTCCCCACCTCCCTCGTGCTTTTTGCTCATGGCCTCAACGGACATCGCTACAAGACCTGGGAGAACTTCCCGGAATTTCTACTGCAGGCGCGCACCGATCTGGACGTCGGATTGTACGGGTACACCAGTGGGATCAAACGCTATGCACGACGCGACATGGTTGATCTGGGTGCACAGGCACAGCATTTCGCCAGTCAGCTGAGAATGCTCGAATATCACCGCATCGTCCTGGTCGGCCACAGCATGGGTGGCCTGTTGTGCATGGGCGCGGTGCGGGAGCTGCTCGAGGACCGCCTCACCGGTGACGACCCGCAGCCGGCCATCGACCGCATCAGCGGCCTCTTCCTGCTGGCCACGCCGCTGGCCGGATCGCTGCGGGTGCGATGGCCGTTGAGCTGGACCGTCGACGGAAAGGTGCTGCGCGCGCACTCCGACTATGTGGGCGGCCTGCACCGAACATTCGCCGACCGGGTCGAAATGAACGGCCGCCCGCCAAGCGACCACCACAAGATCTGGTTACCGACGTTCAGCGCTTCCGCCACCCTGGACCGATTGGTCGACAAAATGAGCTCCCGCCTCGGTGTGCCTGCATCACAGTGCACATACGTGCGAGGCAGCCACACGTCGATTGTCAAGCCGCGATCACCGGGGAGTGACATCTTCACGTGGTTCTGCAGCAAACTTGACCGCTGCCTTGTGGATCCGGAGGGTGGTCCCCCACCATTGGGACTTAGGGTACCCACACAACGTGAGGGTGGTCAGGTTCCCGGCGGCACCGCTCCCAAAATCCATATCAACATCACCCCGGATCAGATGCCCGAGGTCGTCCGCACCATCGCAGCCTTGCGCCTCGAAGAGGAGACGTCCATCGACATCAACATCCTGCCCCGTGAAGGTGATTGA
- a CDS encoding VirB4 family type IV secretion system protein yields MNRDMQVPGPAVTHAHPDHVQVADGYTATLIVTGYPAEVGPAWLDPLLSWPGRLDVVLYVDPLSAPAAASRLRRQRARLESSRLHDAGRGRVSDPLTDAAADDAADLAERVARGESKLFRVGLYLCVTAPSPQELREAVAHVRATAASVLLDTQPATWRQLEGWQSGLPLATDTLHARRIMDTGALAAAFPLAGADLPAPLPGRPGPAGGILYGLNRASHGVVWWDRWSEQNANGVVLARSGSGKSYFVKLEVLRSLADGVHVAVIDPENEYLRLTEAVGGAPIVLGTGGVRLNPLDIPADDRRDQARTRRALFLHTLIAVLLGEQPPPAERAALDRAVVDAYDKAGITSDPTTWRRPAPLLRDVAGALLNQNTTAGENLAARLMPWTHGSFRDLFDGPTTTVPTGQLVCWSTRALADELRPAGMLLALDAIWRDVDNPVTDPTRAPRRLVVVDEAWTLMREGEGARFLARLAKQARKRRAGLLVCSQDVLDVLGSDLGQIVIANAATQVLLRQAPQAIDLVTDAFALSAGEARTLLTARRGEALLLSGTHRVGFHVVASPAEHRLCTGDLDLEEGQP; encoded by the coding sequence ATGAACCGCGACATGCAGGTGCCCGGGCCGGCCGTCACGCACGCCCATCCCGACCACGTGCAGGTCGCCGACGGATACACGGCGACGCTGATCGTCACCGGCTACCCGGCCGAGGTCGGCCCGGCCTGGCTCGACCCGCTGCTGTCCTGGCCCGGCCGCCTCGACGTGGTTCTGTACGTCGATCCACTGTCGGCGCCGGCGGCCGCATCCCGGCTGCGCCGGCAGCGGGCCCGGCTGGAATCGAGCCGGCTGCACGACGCCGGCCGCGGCCGGGTCAGTGACCCGCTGACCGACGCGGCCGCCGACGACGCCGCCGACCTGGCCGAGCGGGTCGCCCGTGGCGAGTCCAAACTGTTCCGGGTCGGCCTGTACCTGTGCGTGACCGCACCCAGCCCGCAGGAACTACGGGAAGCGGTCGCGCACGTGCGGGCCACCGCCGCCTCCGTGCTGCTGGACACCCAACCGGCGACGTGGCGGCAGCTGGAAGGCTGGCAGAGCGGACTGCCGCTGGCCACCGACACCCTGCACGCCCGGCGGATTATGGACACCGGGGCGCTGGCCGCCGCTTTCCCCCTCGCGGGCGCGGACCTGCCGGCCCCACTGCCGGGCCGGCCGGGACCCGCCGGCGGCATCCTGTACGGGCTTAACCGGGCCTCGCACGGCGTCGTCTGGTGGGACCGCTGGTCAGAACAGAACGCCAACGGGGTGGTGCTGGCCCGCAGCGGCAGCGGCAAGTCGTACTTCGTCAAACTCGAGGTGCTGCGGTCGCTGGCCGACGGCGTGCACGTCGCCGTCATCGACCCGGAGAACGAATACCTGCGCCTGACCGAAGCCGTCGGCGGCGCCCCGATCGTCCTCGGCACCGGCGGCGTGCGCCTCAACCCGCTCGACATCCCCGCCGATGATCGACGCGACCAGGCCCGCACCCGGCGCGCCCTGTTCCTGCACACCCTGATCGCCGTACTGCTCGGCGAACAACCACCGCCGGCCGAGCGGGCCGCCCTGGACCGGGCCGTCGTCGACGCCTACGACAAAGCCGGCATCACCAGCGACCCGACCACCTGGCGGCGGCCGGCGCCGCTGCTGCGCGACGTGGCCGGGGCGCTGCTCAACCAGAACACCACGGCCGGGGAGAACCTGGCGGCCCGGCTCATGCCGTGGACTCACGGCTCCTTCCGGGACCTGTTCGACGGACCGACCACCACCGTGCCCACCGGCCAGCTGGTGTGCTGGTCGACCCGGGCCCTGGCCGACGAACTGCGCCCCGCCGGGATGCTCCTCGCGCTGGACGCGATCTGGCGCGACGTCGACAACCCGGTTACCGACCCGACCCGGGCGCCGCGACGCCTTGTCGTGGTCGACGAGGCGTGGACGCTGATGCGCGAGGGCGAAGGCGCCCGCTTCCTGGCCCGGCTGGCCAAACAGGCCCGCAAACGTCGCGCCGGACTGCTCGTCTGCTCCCAGGACGTCCTCGACGTGCTGGGCAGCGACCTCGGGCAGATCGTCATCGCCAACGCCGCCACCCAGGTACTGCTGCGCCAGGCCCCACAAGCCATCGACCTGGTCACCGACGCGTTCGCACTCAGTGCCGGCGAGGCCCGCACCCTGCTGACCGCCCGCCGCGGTGAAGCGCTGCTGCTGTCCGGCACCCACCGTGTCGGCTTCCACGTCGTCGCCTCACCCGCCGAACACCGGCTGTGCACCGGCGACCTCGACCTCGAAGAAGGCCAACCGTGA
- a CDS encoding AlpA family transcriptional regulator, translating to MQRAVVHQASARELSDSLRLVGAREIAIRLGLSRQRIQQLADRDDFPAPFQELKMGRVWWAHQVEEWIREWHAGKLPEPPMKEETVEDFARLLAERTADQLAERAEVFLDDDLIAVLAQWMRVFLDANGITPTHRLLNQHHR from the coding sequence ATGCAGCGCGCAGTGGTGCATCAAGCTTCGGCTCGCGAACTCAGCGATTCGTTGCGCCTGGTCGGCGCCCGGGAGATCGCGATCCGGCTCGGTCTCTCCCGACAGCGGATCCAACAGTTGGCCGACCGCGATGACTTCCCGGCCCCTTTTCAGGAACTCAAGATGGGACGGGTCTGGTGGGCGCACCAGGTGGAGGAGTGGATCCGGGAATGGCATGCCGGCAAACTGCCGGAGCCGCCCATGAAAGAGGAGACTGTCGAAGATTTCGCCCGGCTGTTGGCGGAGCGGACAGCGGACCAGTTGGCCGAACGCGCTGAGGTGTTCCTCGACGATGACCTGATCGCCGTGTTGGCGCAGTGGATGCGGGTGTTTCTCGACGCGAACGGCATCACCCCGACACATCGGCTTCTGAACCAACACCACCGTTGA
- a CDS encoding PrgI family protein gives MSEDVGAPLRARIPADIDTPDKIAYGLTARQLAILAVAAVLGYGLFTVLARLLPAPVVVGVLVPPAGAVLALALGRRDGLPLDGWLWAALRFRRRPRRQVATPVAASVGDDGVIDTGSQSVTLVGCTTVNIALRTADEQTALIDGYGRWLNSLSTPVQIVVSTRRVDLSRQAQRVLDTAATITQPGLAAVARDYAQFLGRLAEQRDPLWRTVTVAHPAAQPGQALRHAEHTASVLATLGASTAVLDGGAALAVLTCAADPYTPADTGWSRALPQQPITRGGAA, from the coding sequence ATGAGCGAGGACGTCGGCGCGCCGCTGCGGGCGCGGATTCCGGCCGACATCGACACCCCCGACAAGATTGCGTACGGGCTCACTGCCCGGCAGCTGGCGATCCTGGCGGTGGCGGCCGTGCTCGGCTACGGCCTGTTCACGGTCCTGGCCCGGCTGCTGCCGGCGCCGGTGGTGGTGGGTGTGCTGGTTCCGCCGGCCGGGGCGGTGCTCGCGCTGGCACTGGGCCGGCGTGACGGTCTGCCGCTCGACGGTTGGCTGTGGGCCGCGCTGCGGTTCCGTCGCCGGCCGCGCCGGCAGGTCGCCACACCCGTCGCGGCGAGTGTCGGTGACGACGGGGTGATCGACACCGGGTCGCAGTCGGTGACGCTGGTCGGCTGCACCACCGTCAACATCGCCCTGCGCACCGCCGACGAGCAGACCGCGCTGATCGACGGCTACGGACGGTGGCTCAACAGCCTGTCCACGCCGGTGCAGATCGTCGTGTCGACCCGCCGGGTCGACCTGTCCCGGCAGGCGCAGCGCGTCCTGGACACCGCGGCGACCATCACCCAGCCGGGGCTGGCCGCGGTCGCCCGTGACTACGCGCAATTCCTGGGCCGGCTGGCCGAGCAGCGGGACCCGCTGTGGCGCACGGTCACGGTCGCGCACCCGGCCGCCCAACCGGGGCAGGCGCTGCGGCACGCCGAACACACCGCCAGTGTGCTGGCCACCCTCGGGGCGAGCACCGCGGTCCTCGACGGTGGCGCCGCGCTGGCGGTGCTGACCTGCGCGGCGGACCCGTACACGCCGGCCGACACCGGCTGGTCGCGGGCCCTGCCGCAGCAGCCGATCACCCGCGGCGGTGCGGCATGA
- a CDS encoding MarR family winged helix-turn-helix transcriptional regulator, producing the protein MTQRWLDEIEMQAWVAFLDTSNLLQRRIDQQLREDGGLTQPQYELLTRLAEAPQQRMRMAELALALVTSRSGLTYQVSQLQKAGLVRREACAGDDRGVYAVLTEQGSQALHRAAPGHLRVVRENLIDLLDRDQLVTLADTLSRARAHLRMTEDDEPRRNGSS; encoded by the coding sequence ATGACGCAGCGATGGCTCGACGAGATCGAGATGCAGGCCTGGGTGGCCTTCCTGGACACCAGCAACCTGCTGCAACGACGTATCGACCAGCAGCTGCGTGAGGACGGCGGGCTCACCCAGCCGCAGTACGAGCTGCTCACCCGTCTCGCCGAGGCACCGCAGCAACGCATGCGGATGGCGGAACTCGCCCTCGCCCTGGTCACCTCCCGCAGTGGGCTCACCTACCAGGTCAGCCAGCTACAGAAGGCCGGACTGGTCCGCCGCGAAGCCTGCGCCGGGGATGACCGCGGCGTCTACGCGGTCCTCACCGAGCAGGGCAGCCAGGCATTGCATCGGGCCGCCCCCGGCCACCTGCGCGTGGTCCGCGAGAATCTGATCGACCTGCTCGACCGCGACCAACTGGTCACCCTCGCCGACACCCTCAGCCGCGCACGCGCCCATCTCCGCATGACCGAGGACGACGAACCCCGCCGCAACGGCTCGAGCTGA
- a CDS encoding conjugal transfer protein TrbL family protein — protein sequence MSVGWALSGVLGPLLGALSALVLAGLALTWRLLSTTVLVVPDVTALPQVDTLMTTSLGVVDTCYVLAFVWVGVLVMNREWLQQQSGLGEMIPRLVVGLVAANSARPICTAVVDTANALTTALAGGRGASPVPQLQAAVFEATNGMTGSSPEDFLILIIGAGVAVLALMLVVQWVSRAGLLILLAGTAPIALAMHATVQTEPVAKLWWRAMLAAPATVVLQAVALHTTLQVMLAPQTVIPALGLTGKPGAAMNLLVVVCLLWGTLRIPGLIGKFVLRSAPSRIPGVLRFAVLQQITGLARVRMGKTRTMPPFGGGHGRGRR from the coding sequence ATGTCGGTCGGGTGGGCGCTCTCCGGTGTTCTCGGGCCGCTGCTGGGCGCGCTGTCGGCCCTGGTGCTGGCCGGCCTGGCCCTGACATGGCGGCTGCTGTCGACGACCGTGCTGGTGGTGCCGGACGTCACCGCCCTTCCGCAGGTGGACACGCTGATGACCACGTCGCTCGGCGTCGTCGACACCTGCTACGTGCTGGCCTTCGTCTGGGTCGGCGTGCTGGTGATGAACCGGGAGTGGCTGCAGCAGCAGTCCGGCCTCGGGGAGATGATTCCGCGGCTGGTCGTCGGGCTGGTCGCGGCCAACAGCGCGCGGCCGATCTGTACGGCGGTGGTGGACACGGCGAACGCGCTGACCACGGCGCTGGCCGGCGGGCGGGGCGCGTCCCCGGTTCCGCAGCTGCAGGCCGCGGTTTTCGAGGCGACCAACGGCATGACCGGCAGCAGCCCGGAGGACTTCCTGATCCTGATCATCGGCGCGGGCGTGGCGGTGCTGGCGCTGATGCTGGTGGTGCAGTGGGTCAGCCGGGCAGGGCTGCTGATCCTGCTGGCCGGCACCGCGCCGATCGCCCTGGCGATGCACGCGACGGTGCAGACCGAACCGGTCGCGAAGCTGTGGTGGCGGGCGATGCTCGCCGCTCCGGCGACCGTGGTCCTGCAGGCGGTCGCCCTGCACACCACCCTGCAGGTGATGCTGGCGCCGCAGACGGTCATCCCGGCACTGGGCCTGACCGGTAAGCCGGGCGCGGCGATGAACCTGCTGGTCGTGGTGTGTCTGCTGTGGGGCACGCTGCGGATTCCCGGGCTGATCGGCAAATTCGTGCTGCGGTCCGCGCCGAGCCGGATTCCCGGCGTGCTGCGGTTCGCGGTGCTGCAGCAGATCACCGGCCTGGCCCGGGTGCGGATGGGGAAGACCCGGACGATGCCGCCGTTCGGCGGCGGCCACGGCCGGGGGCGGCGATGA
- a CDS encoding Scr1 family TA system antitoxin-like transcriptional regulator, with amino-acid sequence MTIAREAGERGWSESWANKMGSRQALYANLEAGAATIREYQMTFLPSLLQTPAFSEQRAQLDTADWSSRFSPARAVEARERRQRMLRRLDGPRYEVVIDQLAIRRPAATTDVLQAKSCTSRTWRPGTRRSP; translated from the coding sequence ATGACGATCGCCCGGGAAGCCGGCGAGCGCGGCTGGTCGGAGTCCTGGGCCAACAAGATGGGAAGCCGGCAGGCTCTCTACGCCAATCTGGAAGCCGGCGCCGCCACGATCCGCGAGTACCAGATGACTTTCCTGCCAAGCCTGCTGCAAACCCCGGCGTTCAGCGAGCAGCGCGCCCAGCTCGACACCGCCGACTGGTCGTCACGGTTCAGCCCGGCCCGCGCGGTCGAAGCACGCGAGCGACGCCAGCGCATGCTGCGCCGTCTCGATGGACCGCGGTACGAGGTCGTCATCGACCAGCTGGCCATCCGGCGGCCGGCCGCCACCACCGACGTTCTTCAGGCCAAGTCGTGCACATCGCGGACCTGGCGACCCGGGACGAGAAGATCACCGTGA
- a CDS encoding HAD family hydrolase, whose product MVWDIDGTLIPADLRWLRRAIARAYGLAEAEVRFPAKKVHGYTDESIAIDTAIASGVTPALAEAGIADFSTSLMSVMNEGRDELRSDQPPYPGAVGSIGELNRAGFTQTVLTGNIRPATEVKLGELGLDAYLDLDIGAFGSDSRDRFNLPAVVARRFANAFGRQLVPARTVIIGDAPNDIACARHAGFKVIVVAHRSTREELAEYGPDAIVEDLEPSTIVATVESVLSGGSAS is encoded by the coding sequence GTGGTTTGGGACATCGACGGAACTCTCATTCCGGCGGACCTCCGCTGGCTTCGGCGAGCGATCGCTCGAGCCTACGGCCTCGCGGAGGCAGAGGTCCGGTTCCCGGCGAAGAAGGTTCACGGGTATACGGACGAGTCGATCGCCATCGACACTGCTATCGCGTCGGGCGTCACTCCTGCGCTAGCTGAAGCAGGGATCGCGGACTTTTCAACCAGCCTGATGTCGGTGATGAACGAAGGTCGCGATGAGCTTCGATCGGATCAGCCACCGTACCCGGGTGCCGTCGGCAGCATCGGTGAATTGAACAGAGCCGGATTTACTCAGACGGTGTTGACCGGCAACATTCGGCCGGCTACCGAGGTGAAGCTCGGTGAATTGGGCCTAGATGCCTACTTGGACCTCGATATCGGCGCCTTCGGCTCGGATAGTAGAGATCGCTTCAATTTGCCTGCCGTGGTGGCTCGGCGATTCGCAAACGCCTTCGGAAGGCAACTCGTGCCGGCTCGGACGGTTATCATCGGCGATGCTCCCAACGATATCGCCTGTGCGCGGCACGCCGGTTTCAAAGTGATTGTCGTTGCGCATCGTTCGACTCGTGAGGAACTTGCAGAGTATGGGCCGGATGCAATAGTGGAGGATCTTGAACCTTCCACTATTGTCGCCACCGTGGAATCTGTCCTATCCGGCGGCTCGGCCAGCTAG
- a CDS encoding helix-turn-helix domain-containing protein has product MLQDFPGPRRAGRRDTDARQRPPSPWTANPAVQQAAQASDYATILRLSRVAAGPTLEQLSKASGYSISTLSRLESGRRRIRDVAEVWALAHLYDVPVQLFGLAPAPTDDDGSTLTKTADGGGDTVHRRNFLAGAAAVGAAALPVLPPSASAAAGDTIQDMLFGRLAAEPLPAQQLAAQIAAARADFRAARYTRLARRLPRLLAQAAASRSAAGTGAEAAAAQRLAEAYGIATQLLIKLHDDSMACATADRAVQAAAGNCPLIMADSQRLAATVLRRAGHRDSAQQLVLSAARQLYDVGESGPAAQAMYGQLLAVAAYTAAMRDDRDAAWALLEQAQEPANAAGATARFNGNEIAVYRISIARTLGDYGAAVDYARKVNLKAIVAPERRARYWEDTALASQGRRRPGAAFEALLAAEHDVPEEVRYRPWAQNLTRELLSSPAAYGLTGVREYAARIGVV; this is encoded by the coding sequence CTGCTGCAGGATTTCCCGGGTCCCCGACGGGCTGGTCGCCGCGACACTGATGCGCGCCAGCGACCCCCATCCCCATGGACCGCCAACCCTGCCGTCCAGCAGGCAGCGCAAGCCAGCGACTACGCCACGATCCTGCGACTGTCTCGTGTCGCGGCCGGTCCCACACTGGAACAGCTCAGCAAGGCATCCGGCTATTCGATATCAACTCTGTCCCGCCTGGAAAGCGGCCGTCGCCGGATCCGGGACGTCGCCGAGGTCTGGGCACTGGCTCACCTGTACGACGTACCGGTGCAGTTGTTCGGCCTGGCACCTGCCCCAACCGACGATGACGGGTCTACCCTGACCAAGACCGCCGACGGAGGGGGCGACACTGTGCACCGACGTAACTTTCTCGCCGGCGCAGCCGCCGTCGGCGCCGCCGCGCTGCCAGTGCTGCCACCTTCGGCGTCGGCAGCAGCCGGCGACACCATTCAGGACATGCTGTTCGGACGATTGGCCGCCGAACCGCTCCCCGCCCAGCAATTAGCTGCACAAATTGCGGCAGCCCGCGCTGACTTTCGTGCCGCCCGATACACCCGGCTCGCCCGCCGCTTGCCGAGGCTGCTCGCACAGGCAGCCGCCAGCCGTTCCGCAGCCGGCACCGGCGCAGAGGCCGCAGCCGCGCAACGGCTTGCCGAGGCCTACGGCATCGCCACCCAGCTATTGATCAAGCTGCATGACGACAGCATGGCCTGCGCCACCGCCGATCGGGCCGTCCAAGCCGCCGCCGGAAACTGCCCACTGATCATGGCTGATAGTCAGCGACTGGCCGCCACCGTCCTGCGCCGGGCCGGGCACCGCGACAGCGCCCAGCAACTGGTTCTCTCGGCCGCACGCCAACTGTACGACGTCGGGGAATCAGGGCCTGCCGCCCAAGCGATGTACGGACAGCTGCTCGCGGTCGCCGCCTACACCGCGGCCATGCGCGATGACCGTGACGCGGCTTGGGCGCTGCTAGAACAGGCCCAAGAGCCAGCAAACGCGGCCGGGGCCACAGCTCGCTTCAACGGCAACGAAATCGCGGTCTACCGGATCAGCATCGCTCGGACCCTCGGCGACTACGGTGCCGCCGTCGACTACGCCCGCAAAGTCAATCTCAAGGCCATTGTCGCCCCCGAGCGCCGGGCAAGGTACTGGGAAGACACCGCGCTCGCCTCGCAAGGCCGAAGGCGGCCCGGTGCCGCATTCGAAGCGCTGCTGGCCGCCGAACACGACGTACCCGAAGAGGTGCGATACCGGCCGTGGGCGCAAAACCTCACCCGGGAACTGCTGTCATCTCCGGCAGCCTACGGTCTGACCGGGGTGCGGGAATACGCCGCCAGAATCGGCGTCGTTTGA